In Methanothrix sp., a genomic segment contains:
- the glpQ gene encoding glycerophosphodiester phosphodiesterase has product MLATNMISLKPNNHVKRKKVISHRGACGYLPEHTLEAYAMAYGMGTDFVEPDLVLSKDAVFICSHNIYLELTTNVSDIFPDKCREDGHWYAIDLKLSEIKELHVHERINKNGTAVFPGRFPLDKALFKVPTFNELIELIQGLNKASKQDVGLFPEIKNPSWHTAEGLPMENLLISTLTQYGYTDENALLYIQCIEPKTLKNLRFNMKTKLPLIQIIGLDECFNEMISENGLRNIATYANGIAPHKQHIEDNPVLVKRAHEMGLKVYPWVFRADQLSVRYKSFKDELNQFYSSFDIDGLFTDFPDQAVELIESTKGY; this is encoded by the coding sequence ATGTTGGCGACAAACATGATTTCATTAAAACCTAATAACCATGTGAAACGCAAAAAAGTAATTTCTCATAGAGGCGCATGCGGTTATTTGCCAGAGCATACACTCGAAGCTTATGCAATGGCTTATGGCATGGGAACTGACTTTGTAGAGCCAGACCTTGTGCTTTCTAAGGATGCAGTTTTTATTTGTAGCCATAATATATATCTAGAACTTACTACTAATGTAAGCGATATATTTCCAGATAAATGCAGGGAAGATGGCCATTGGTATGCAATTGATCTCAAACTTTCTGAGATTAAGGAACTTCATGTACACGAGAGAATAAATAAGAATGGCACAGCTGTTTTCCCTGGAAGATTCCCGTTAGATAAGGCGCTATTTAAGGTGCCCACGTTTAATGAATTGATAGAACTTATCCAAGGTCTAAATAAAGCTTCTAAACAGGATGTGGGCCTCTTTCCTGAAATTAAGAATCCTAGTTGGCATACTGCTGAAGGACTACCTATGGAAAATCTCTTGATTAGTACATTGACACAATATGGGTATACTGACGAAAACGCTTTGCTATATATCCAATGCATTGAGCCTAAAACTCTTAAGAATTTGAGATTTAATATGAAAACAAAGCTGCCACTAATACAGATTATCGGTTTAGATGAATGTTTTAATGAAATGATCTCAGAAAATGGATTGAGAAATATTGCTACTTATGCTAATGGTATTGCTCCCCATAAGCAGCATATTGAAGATAATCCAGTTCTAGTCAAAAGGGCACATGAAATGGGCCTAAAGGTTTATCCCTGGGTATTTCGAGCTGATCAGCTCTCTGTCAGATATAAAAGCTTTAAGGATGAATTAAATCAATTTTACTCATCCTTTGACATTGATGGGCTTTTTACCGATTTTCCAGATCAGGCCGTTGAGCTTATTGAGTCAACTAAAGGATACTAG
- a CDS encoding DUF6602 domain-containing protein codes for MPRQRDFLEYHRSIAAELQVTKDRVQNLIGDRHWHTVGISKEAILRKVLRGHIAETFHVGTGFVCGPDATSHQIDILISSRNKPILFGDGELRFVTPDMAIGIVEVKTQIQGDLKDVLHKLADDVEMIRTNGNQQCMAGLFIYEPYSTNDGPERILRRVREVANGNESRVINWIAAGPNIFVRYWCKGEDVQSNVHGPVWHSYTLDDYLAHAYFLSNIVWDTCSHLDLNMQYAWFPIEGGKENYRRYYVGLNDTQPTRFDF; via the coding sequence ATGCCGAGACAACGTGATTTTTTAGAATATCATAGATCAATTGCCGCTGAACTGCAGGTTACCAAGGACCGCGTTCAAAATCTGATAGGTGACCGTCATTGGCATACGGTTGGAATAAGCAAAGAAGCGATCCTGAGAAAAGTGCTCAGAGGTCATATTGCTGAGACATTTCACGTTGGAACTGGTTTTGTGTGCGGTCCAGATGCGACATCTCATCAGATCGACATTCTCATCAGTTCACGTAATAAGCCGATTTTATTCGGAGACGGAGAACTACGATTTGTGACCCCCGACATGGCGATTGGAATTGTTGAAGTTAAAACCCAGATTCAAGGTGACTTGAAGGATGTGCTACACAAACTTGCCGACGATGTGGAAATGATCCGCACCAACGGGAACCAGCAATGTATGGCAGGCCTTTTCATTTATGAGCCTTACAGCACGAATGATGGGCCAGAACGCATTCTTCGTCGCGTTCGAGAGGTCGCCAATGGAAATGAAAGTCGGGTGATAAACTGGATTGCTGCAGGGCCAAATATTTTCGTTCGGTACTGGTGTAAAGGAGAGGATGTACAAAGCAATGTCCATGGACCCGTATGGCATAGCTACACCTTGGATGATTATTTGGCACATGCGTACTTTCTAAGCAACATCGTTTGGGACACTTGTTCCCATCTCGACCTTAATATGCAGTATGCTTGGTTCCCCATCGAAGGTGGAAAGGAAAATTATCGCCGATATTATGTCGGGCTAAACGACACTCAACCAACGAGATTTGATTTCTGA
- a CDS encoding bifunctional acetyl-CoA hydrolase/transferase family protein/GNAT family N-acetyltransferase, translating into MRLDAGTGWNLWTETFPEKFAPPEEVFKLLNPGDRIFIGTACARPQALAGSLLDYIKNHSQELLDLELVQHCDQGSISTGEPAYCAPASFSSLPDLIRRELLPIDMALIQTSPPDGEGDMSLGIGVDAALAAARRSSLLLAQPNSHMPYVFGDGIINIQDIDFIIPRDEPLLEWKSRMDVPHNIIERIGRNVARIVQDDATLQVGCGPLVDALLAYLEDKRHLGLHSEIFTDGAARLMREGVIDNSNKSIDPGLSVASLCLGGEETYSFLHKNPDVIFKGIDYTNNPAIISRQRNMTAINSALKIDLTGQASSGLMNNGPLSNGPVSNGTVSGGLCSGGIGGGQTDFMRSAPLAPGGESILALPSTSSDGISSCILPRLEAGICGTIDRRDVRYVATEYGIAYLYGKSIQERAMDLIAISHPRFRPWLMEEARRLFSFPPSRASTPAEYQENLETWRRTKKGLLIFLRPVMMSDEPLLQDFFSSLSDRSSYKRFASAKRHMPRSRLWEFLPLDPSRGLVILALLVQEHGEEIIGLGQFCTNDSDLFAELALVVHDDFQGQGIGGILHRYMTYLGRRKGLKGFTAEVLEDNLPALGLITRMGFRVAGEDGGTLQMRMLFDEDALQQQDHSLPG; encoded by the coding sequence ATGAGATTGGATGCTGGCACCGGCTGGAATCTCTGGACGGAGACCTTCCCTGAGAAGTTCGCCCCACCAGAGGAGGTATTCAAGCTGCTGAATCCAGGGGACCGGATATTCATAGGCACCGCCTGTGCCCGGCCCCAGGCCCTGGCCGGATCGCTGCTGGACTATATCAAAAATCACTCCCAGGAGCTCTTGGATCTTGAGCTGGTTCAGCACTGCGATCAGGGATCTATAAGCACAGGGGAGCCTGCCTACTGCGCACCGGCCTCCTTCTCCTCCCTTCCCGATCTGATAAGAAGAGAGCTTCTGCCTATAGATATGGCTCTCATCCAGACCTCTCCTCCGGACGGAGAGGGAGATATGAGCCTGGGAATAGGGGTCGATGCCGCCCTGGCCGCCGCCAGGAGATCATCCCTCCTTCTCGCCCAGCCAAACTCCCATATGCCCTATGTCTTTGGCGATGGCATCATCAACATCCAGGATATCGACTTCATAATTCCCAGGGACGAGCCCCTTTTAGAGTGGAAAAGCAGAATGGACGTGCCCCATAACATCATTGAACGGATCGGCAGGAACGTCGCCCGGATAGTCCAGGATGATGCCACTTTGCAGGTGGGATGCGGACCCCTCGTCGATGCCCTGCTGGCATATCTTGAAGACAAAAGGCACCTTGGGCTGCATAGCGAGATCTTCACCGATGGAGCAGCCAGGCTGATGAGAGAGGGGGTGATCGATAACAGCAATAAAAGCATAGATCCCGGACTCTCAGTGGCCTCGCTCTGCCTGGGCGGTGAGGAGACCTACAGCTTCCTTCATAAGAACCCGGATGTGATCTTCAAAGGAATCGATTACACCAATAATCCGGCAATCATCAGTCGGCAGAGAAATATGACTGCGATCAACTCTGCCCTTAAAATCGACCTGACCGGCCAGGCCAGCAGCGGACTGATGAACAATGGGCCGCTGAGCAACGGGCCGGTGAGCAATGGAACAGTGAGCGGGGGGCTCTGCTCTGGTGGAATTGGAGGGGGCCAGACTGATTTCATGCGCTCTGCGCCCCTGGCGCCGGGAGGAGAGAGCATACTCGCTCTGCCCTCAACATCAAGCGATGGCATATCCAGCTGCATCCTCCCCCGGCTCGAAGCGGGCATCTGCGGCACAATCGATCGGAGGGATGTGCGTTATGTGGCAACTGAATACGGCATAGCCTACCTTTATGGCAAGAGCATCCAGGAGAGGGCTATGGATCTGATTGCCATCTCCCACCCTCGATTTCGCCCCTGGCTGATGGAGGAGGCGCGCAGGCTATTCTCCTTCCCCCCCAGCCGGGCCAGCACCCCTGCGGAGTACCAGGAGAACCTTGAGACCTGGAGGAGGACCAAGAAGGGCCTTCTCATATTCCTGCGCCCGGTGATGATGAGCGACGAGCCCCTGCTACAGGATTTCTTCTCCTCGCTATCTGACAGAAGCTCATACAAGAGGTTCGCCTCCGCCAAGAGGCATATGCCCCGATCCCGGCTCTGGGAGTTCCTGCCCCTGGATCCATCAAGGGGGCTGGTGATCCTGGCACTGCTGGTTCAGGAGCATGGAGAGGAGATCATCGGCCTGGGGCAGTTCTGCACCAATGATAGTGATCTTTTCGCTGAGCTGGCGCTGGTGGTGCATGACGACTTCCAGGGTCAGGGAATAGGAGGCATTCTGCACCGATATATGACATATCTTGGCCGGAGGAAGGGATTAAAGGGGTTTACCGCCGAGGTGCTGGAGGACAACCTGCCCGCACTGGGCCTGATCACCAGGATGGGATTCAGGGTGGCGGGAGAGGACGGCGGGACCTTGCAGATGAGGATGCTCTTCGATGAGGATGCCCTTCAACAGCAGGATCACAGTTTGCCCGGATGA